One genomic region from Haloarcula taiwanensis encodes:
- a CDS encoding farnesyl-diphosphate farnesyltransferase produces the protein MSQNHTDRSSSEDIEWCYDAVHRVSRTFSLTISELNEPMARDICLGYLLCRVADTIEDAGHLPPAVQTELLQTYSRSLEPSSGTTVSSFHDAVEEWIPTTTNADWEVVENAGRIVDVFHTLDDHSTRTIRGPVRELVDGMAMFVDRYAEAGGLRIKTLDELEEYCWYAAGTVGTLVTGLVSHEATDEQIAQMEENARSFALLLQLVNVAKDAATDMEEENNVYLPLELLHEQGLDHSDVSNTDNVDSLVPVIEQVTERAEGYLDDAQAWLEAMPETRGNTLSAWAIPFLLAVGTIRELRERPADVIEQGNVKISREEVHSVTQQFGGDGDPSIGELRAKIRQQPLHQY, from the coding sequence ATGTCTCAGAACCACACAGACCGGTCGTCTTCGGAAGACATCGAGTGGTGCTACGATGCCGTCCATCGTGTGTCGCGGACGTTTAGTCTCACAATTTCGGAACTCAACGAACCGATGGCCCGGGACATCTGTCTGGGCTACCTCCTCTGTCGTGTGGCTGACACTATCGAGGACGCCGGTCATCTCCCTCCAGCGGTACAGACTGAACTCCTGCAGACGTACAGCCGCTCGCTCGAACCATCGAGCGGGACGACCGTGTCGTCGTTCCACGACGCTGTCGAAGAGTGGATCCCCACGACGACGAACGCCGACTGGGAAGTCGTCGAGAACGCGGGCCGCATCGTCGACGTGTTTCACACGCTCGACGACCACTCCACGCGGACGATCCGCGGGCCGGTCCGGGAACTCGTCGATGGGATGGCGATGTTCGTCGACCGCTACGCCGAGGCCGGCGGGCTTCGAATCAAGACGCTCGACGAACTCGAAGAGTACTGCTGGTACGCCGCGGGCACCGTCGGCACGCTGGTGACCGGACTGGTTTCCCACGAAGCCACCGACGAGCAGATCGCCCAGATGGAGGAAAACGCCCGGTCGTTCGCCCTGCTACTCCAGCTCGTCAACGTCGCCAAGGACGCCGCGACGGACATGGAAGAGGAGAACAACGTCTACCTCCCGCTGGAGTTGCTCCACGAGCAAGGACTCGATCACAGCGACGTGAGCAACACGGACAACGTCGACTCGCTGGTCCCCGTCATCGAGCAGGTAACCGAGCGAGCGGAGGGCTACCTCGACGACGCACAGGCGTGGCTCGAGGCCATGCCCGAAACCCGCGGCAACACGCTCTCTGCGTGGGCCATTCCGTTCCTGCTCGCGGTCGGCACGATTCGTGAGCTCCGTGAGCGACCTGCCGACGTTATCGAGCAGGGCAACGTCAAGATCTCCCGCGAGGAGGTCCACTCGGTGACACAGCAGTTCGGCGGCGACGGCGATCCCTCTATTGGGGAGTTGCGAGCCAAGATCCGCCAGCAGCCGCTCCACCAGTACTGA
- a CDS encoding glycoside hydrolase 68 family protein, translated as MTNEALGESRPGTRGRAGWTREQASRIARTDDTVAPIVYPPETEQIPEVHIWDTWFLRNRDGTLATVDGYRVCFSLTAPSDLLPGKRHDVATIRCFYSDDGRNWHNAGPVFEDALGQRQWAGSALYDDDGSVYLFYTAAGEERAEDLTYTQRIVGAGGGSIDTTDGFELSGPWTHHELLQPDGERYEREDQSRGMIYTFRDPWFFEDPETGETWLLFEANTPVLEGSDICGGDDALQEFNGSVGIARSPTGDPLAWGLEDPLLDAVGVNQELERPHIVYQDGLYYLFISSHLHTFAPGLEGFDALYGFVAEELRGEYVPLNESGLVATNPENAPFQSYSWMAFPHDGEVLVQSFFNYYDFDGETLDEIAHLSESEQMRRFGGSLGPTLRLDVEGSRTRIIGTLGHWHIPLDGEGLPPTDRELIRRGQRADAGTGSYGARTGSE; from the coding sequence ATGACAAACGAGGCACTCGGCGAGAGCCGTCCCGGAACGAGGGGACGCGCCGGGTGGACACGCGAGCAGGCGAGTCGGATCGCGCGCACCGACGACACCGTTGCCCCCATCGTCTATCCGCCGGAAACCGAACAGATTCCCGAGGTTCATATCTGGGACACCTGGTTCCTCCGCAACCGCGACGGCACGCTGGCGACAGTCGACGGCTACCGGGTCTGTTTTTCCCTGACGGCTCCGTCCGACTTGCTACCCGGCAAGCGCCACGACGTGGCGACCATCCGCTGTTTCTACTCTGACGACGGTCGCAACTGGCACAACGCTGGCCCGGTGTTCGAGGACGCACTGGGGCAGCGCCAGTGGGCCGGGTCCGCCCTGTATGACGACGACGGCAGCGTCTATCTGTTCTACACTGCGGCCGGCGAGGAGAGGGCCGAAGACCTGACATACACCCAGCGTATTGTCGGTGCAGGTGGCGGCAGCATCGACACGACAGACGGGTTCGAACTCTCGGGTCCGTGGACCCACCACGAACTGCTACAGCCCGACGGCGAACGCTACGAGCGCGAAGACCAGTCCCGCGGGATGATATACACCTTCCGCGACCCGTGGTTCTTCGAGGACCCGGAGACGGGCGAGACGTGGCTCCTGTTCGAAGCAAACACGCCGGTTCTGGAGGGGAGCGACATCTGTGGTGGCGACGACGCGTTACAGGAGTTCAACGGAAGCGTGGGCATCGCTCGCTCGCCGACCGGCGACCCGCTGGCGTGGGGGCTTGAAGACCCACTGCTGGACGCTGTGGGCGTCAATCAGGAACTCGAACGGCCACACATCGTGTATCAGGACGGCCTGTACTACCTGTTTATCTCCAGCCACCTCCACACCTTCGCGCCGGGCCTCGAAGGGTTCGACGCGCTGTACGGCTTCGTCGCTGAGGAGCTACGGGGCGAGTACGTCCCGCTGAACGAGTCGGGGCTCGTCGCCACGAACCCCGAAAACGCGCCGTTCCAGTCCTACTCGTGGATGGCGTTTCCCCACGACGGCGAGGTGCTTGTCCAGAGCTTCTTCAACTACTACGACTTCGACGGCGAGACGCTGGACGAAATCGCCCATCTGTCCGAATCCGAGCAGATGCGCCGGTTCGGCGGCTCGCTCGGCCCGACGCTCCGGCTCGATGTCGAGGGGAGCCGAACGCGCATCATCGGAACGCTCGGGCACTGGCACATCCCGCTGGACGGCGAGGGACTGCCGCCGACAGACCGGGAACTGATTCGGCGCGGGCAACGGGCCGACGCCGGCACCGGGAGCTACGGCGCGCGGACGGGGTCAGAGTAA
- a CDS encoding sucrose-6-phosphate hydrolase encodes MADSPRIGCLYADTCTDEQASAYDWCQETLDDAERCALSSVEPTEYDVLWWHRDELFDGRALADAPALAAYVRDGGSLLLTLSALSAVEPLGFEAVAPDATGWEEIPEPTGHLWQALYADHPIHADYDTLRVHTRGPGVTIPYARYESIAPQSGDVLASTVRGDTDVVKQMAAISWEPGDGQVLGVGSSVAFAQPTHDVCRGNRETLIENALRFLATDDRHPLTGRPKDADTFGQLRKRLDDDPCRPSYHVTPPANWLNDPNGLIHWNGRYHLFYQYNPVGPFHNTIHWGHAVSDDLVHWEDRPVALTPSPDGPDRDGCWSGCAVDDGGVPTVLYTGGRDKRQLPCIATAADDDLTAWDKDPDNPIIEELPAEPEVLRTEHWEGEFRDHCVWREDGTWYQLIGAGMEGGGGAALLYESADLRDWEYQGPILTGDRDTAGTVWECPELLDFGDRQLLHISNYEDVVYFLGTYADGEFEVDRRDKLDHGDFYAPQSMWTDDGRILTWGWLPEARDVSGQWDAGWSGAMSLPRELSLADDGGLCQRPAPELTELRGEHTGYDVVRLGDDDSKELPVESRSFELRATVRLEDAEAVELSVLESPDGEERTPIRYTYESEIAVDRSASSTDPQATGDTQSMRVQPYDAPLSLRVFVDGSVVEVFANERHCLTSRVYPTREDATGISLSAEGGRATVASLDVWELDSVW; translated from the coding sequence ATGGCAGATTCGCCACGCATCGGCTGTCTCTACGCCGACACCTGTACGGACGAGCAGGCGTCGGCCTACGACTGGTGTCAGGAGACACTCGACGATGCCGAGCGGTGCGCACTCTCCTCTGTCGAACCCACCGAGTACGATGTCCTCTGGTGGCACCGGGACGAACTGTTCGACGGGCGAGCCCTTGCGGACGCGCCAGCGCTAGCCGCGTACGTCCGCGACGGCGGCTCGCTCCTGCTGACGCTGAGCGCGCTCTCGGCCGTCGAACCACTGGGATTCGAGGCGGTTGCGCCAGATGCGACCGGCTGGGAGGAGATCCCCGAGCCGACCGGCCACCTCTGGCAGGCCCTGTATGCCGACCACCCGATCCACGCGGACTACGACACCCTGCGCGTCCACACCCGCGGCCCGGGCGTGACGATTCCGTACGCGCGATACGAGTCCATCGCGCCACAGTCCGGGGACGTCCTCGCCAGCACGGTCCGGGGCGACACCGACGTGGTCAAACAGATGGCGGCCATCTCTTGGGAGCCCGGCGACGGGCAGGTGCTCGGGGTGGGCTCTTCGGTGGCGTTCGCCCAGCCGACCCACGACGTGTGTCGGGGCAACCGCGAGACGCTCATCGAGAACGCGCTGAGATTTCTGGCGACCGACGACCGGCATCCGCTGACTGGCCGTCCGAAGGATGCCGACACGTTTGGGCAGTTACGCAAGCGCCTCGACGACGACCCGTGCCGGCCGTCCTATCACGTCACCCCGCCCGCGAACTGGCTCAACGACCCGAACGGCCTCATCCACTGGAACGGTCGCTACCACCTGTTCTACCAGTACAACCCCGTCGGCCCGTTCCACAACACCATCCACTGGGGCCACGCGGTCAGCGACGACCTCGTCCACTGGGAGGACCGTCCGGTCGCGCTCACGCCCTCGCCCGACGGGCCTGACCGGGACGGCTGCTGGTCGGGCTGTGCGGTCGACGACGGCGGCGTCCCGACCGTGCTGTACACCGGCGGTCGGGACAAGCGCCAGCTCCCCTGTATCGCCACCGCCGCGGACGACGACCTCACGGCCTGGGACAAGGACCCGGACAACCCCATCATCGAGGAGTTGCCGGCCGAGCCGGAGGTGCTCCGCACCGAGCACTGGGAAGGGGAGTTCCGGGACCACTGCGTCTGGCGCGAGGACGGGACCTGGTATCAGCTCATCGGGGCCGGCATGGAGGGCGGCGGCGGCGCGGCCCTGCTGTACGAGTCCGCTGACCTCCGGGACTGGGAGTATCAGGGCCCGATCCTCACCGGCGACCGCGACACCGCCGGCACCGTCTGGGAGTGCCCGGAACTGCTGGATTTCGGCGACCGCCAGCTCCTGCACATCTCGAACTACGAGGACGTGGTGTACTTCCTGGGCACCTACGCGGACGGCGAGTTCGAGGTCGACCGCCGGGACAAGCTCGACCACGGCGACTTCTACGCGCCGCAGTCGATGTGGACCGACGACGGTCGCATCCTGACCTGGGGGTGGCTCCCCGAGGCCCGGGACGTGAGCGGGCAGTGGGACGCCGGCTGGTCGGGCGCGATGTCGCTGCCCCGGGAGCTGTCCCTGGCCGACGACGGCGGCCTCTGCCAGCGGCCGGCCCCGGAACTCACCGAGCTACGGGGCGAGCACACCGGCTACGACGTGGTGCGGCTCGGCGACGATGATAGCAAGGAGTTGCCGGTCGAGAGCCGGTCGTTCGAGCTTCGCGCCACGGTCCGTCTGGAGGACGCCGAAGCCGTCGAGCTGTCCGTCCTCGAATCGCCGGACGGCGAGGAGCGGACGCCAATCCGGTACACCTACGAGAGCGAGATCGCCGTCGACCGGTCGGCCTCGAGCACCGACCCTCAAGCGACCGGCGACACACAGTCGATGCGAGTCCAGCCCTACGACGCGCCGCTGTCGCTGCGCGTCTTCGTCGACGGCTCTGTCGTCGAAGTGTTCGCTAACGAACGGCACTGCCTGACCAGCCGCGTGTACCCGACCCGCGAGGACGCGACCGGTATCTCGCTGTCTGCCGAGGGCGGGCGCGCGACCGTCGCGTCGCTGGACGTCTGGGAACTGGACTCTGTCTGGTAA
- a CDS encoding flagella E, whose translation MTINPRDYDLDELRKMARQRGNGMGDEDVPDPTDLDMGLDDSDEEVLAGSSFRSGLYRELLPFLGGDAQEKPYLEALPETYAAEFVVFEWLEFLLMHSGYQGADEALDYYRSIDWITEDVQDDLSDYLLGIDESATNDDNELSVDDHMLSLVYIAKLTAMT comes from the coding sequence ATGACCATCAACCCGCGTGATTACGACCTCGACGAGTTACGGAAGATGGCTCGTCAGCGGGGCAACGGGATGGGCGACGAGGACGTTCCGGACCCGACAGATCTCGACATGGGGCTCGACGACTCCGACGAAGAGGTGCTTGCGGGGAGTTCGTTCCGTTCCGGGCTCTACCGTGAACTCCTGCCGTTCCTCGGTGGTGACGCACAGGAGAAACCCTATCTCGAAGCGCTGCCCGAGACCTACGCCGCAGAGTTCGTGGTCTTCGAGTGGCTGGAGTTCCTGCTGATGCACTCCGGGTATCAGGGGGCCGACGAAGCGCTCGATTACTACCGCTCTATCGACTGGATCACCGAGGACGTACAGGACGACCTCTCGGACTATCTGCTCGGCATCGACGAGTCGGCGACCAACGACGACAACGAGCTGAGCGTCGACGACCACATGCTGAGCCTCGTCTACATCGCGAAGCTCACAGCGATGACATAA
- a CDS encoding chromosome partitioning protein ParA, translating into MNRQSETGPARFCVTNAKGGTGKTTVAINVAGALNDRGRDVLFIDLDPQGNATEGVGLVEAYDADPPTLFDALTGDPSALGDLICEGEEMDVIPSSIDMLQAEHELTIADLIARVNTQGGDIDQAALASFAINITPEMVTGSHALDTLDRALSTLDAEYDYVIIDCPPFYGKLTDTGMYAAQNVLIPALTEATSERAIELLMDQMAAMERQTDASINTLGVVANRVETTSEDETMLEWFNMAFPDSPVWEVRKRVALQRAFSAGQSIFATEESCDMAAVFEDIAAELDKQFGFTDTEVPA; encoded by the coding sequence ATGAACCGGCAATCAGAAACCGGTCCAGCCCGCTTCTGTGTGACCAACGCGAAAGGCGGGACCGGAAAGACGACAGTTGCTATCAACGTAGCCGGTGCACTGAACGACCGCGGCCGGGACGTCCTCTTTATCGACCTCGACCCACAGGGCAACGCCACGGAAGGCGTCGGTCTCGTCGAGGCGTACGACGCCGACCCGCCGACGCTGTTCGACGCACTGACTGGTGACCCATCGGCGCTGGGTGACCTCATCTGCGAGGGTGAGGAGATGGACGTGATCCCCTCCAGCATCGATATGCTCCAGGCCGAGCACGAACTGACCATCGCCGACCTCATCGCCCGGGTCAACACCCAAGGCGGGGATATCGACCAGGCCGCGCTGGCCTCGTTCGCGATCAACATCACGCCAGAGATGGTCACGGGGTCACACGCGCTCGACACGCTCGACCGGGCGCTGTCGACGCTCGACGCCGAGTACGACTACGTTATCATCGATTGCCCGCCGTTCTACGGGAAGCTGACCGACACCGGAATGTACGCCGCACAGAACGTCCTCATTCCCGCGCTGACTGAAGCGACCTCCGAGCGAGCCATCGAACTGCTGATGGACCAGATGGCCGCGATGGAGCGCCAGACCGACGCGTCGATCAACACGCTCGGCGTCGTCGCCAACCGGGTCGAAACGACATCCGAGGACGAGACGATGCTCGAATGGTTCAACATGGCATTCCCGGACAGTCCCGTCTGGGAGGTCCGCAAGCGGGTCGCGCTCCAGCGCGCGTTCAGCGCCGGCCAATCGATTTTCGCGACAGAGGAATCGTGTGATATGGCGGCTGTCTTCGAGGACATCGCCGCAGAACTCGACAAGCAGTTCGGCTTTACCGACACAGAGGTACCAGCATGA
- a CDS encoding chemotaxis protein CheW codes for MSDDERMDRAERIRQMREGNKAETTDDTEETDDDSTDGSSDHSDDSGNEETPVRAGDAEPSAAQSDDAPEEAAADGQTPDDNGSDTNADGATTAQTDTDAMAAAQRAAEASAQMTSENVDAGVADQPTDDLSASASPMQGPTGVELPDQELIEEAMASDNTATTEGGARAAAIDDDATQTEELVRVLEFALGDEYYCLDIDYVEEIVKRETVTRVPNTEDYVEGVVDLRGQITTILNPKVMMDIDSDGTENLIVVFDAGVFEEQGAMGWIVDEVRQVVPVAESEVNTAPVDGEYINGVVDRDDEDEFVIWIEPDDVLGNATADGED; via the coding sequence ATGAGTGACGACGAACGTATGGACAGAGCGGAGCGCATCCGACAGATGCGCGAGGGGAACAAAGCAGAGACTACCGACGACACCGAGGAGACGGACGATGACTCCACGGATGGGTCCAGTGACCACTCCGACGACAGCGGAAACGAGGAGACGCCGGTCAGGGCCGGTGACGCGGAACCGTCGGCCGCCCAGAGCGACGACGCGCCTGAGGAAGCGGCGGCCGATGGACAGACTCCTGACGACAACGGCAGCGACACGAACGCCGACGGCGCAACCACTGCCCAGACCGATACTGACGCGATGGCCGCCGCACAGCGAGCGGCCGAGGCCTCCGCACAGATGACCAGTGAGAACGTCGACGCCGGTGTTGCCGACCAGCCGACAGACGACCTTTCGGCCTCGGCCAGCCCGATGCAGGGGCCGACCGGCGTCGAGTTGCCGGACCAGGAACTCATCGAGGAGGCGATGGCGTCGGACAACACCGCCACGACCGAAGGTGGCGCTCGCGCCGCGGCTATCGATGACGACGCGACCCAGACAGAAGAGCTGGTCCGGGTACTCGAGTTCGCGCTCGGTGACGAGTACTACTGTCTCGACATCGACTACGTCGAGGAGATCGTCAAGCGCGAAACGGTCACTCGCGTCCCAAATACCGAGGACTACGTCGAGGGCGTCGTCGACCTCCGGGGCCAGATTACGACGATTCTCAACCCCAAGGTGATGATGGACATCGACAGCGACGGGACCGAGAATCTCATCGTCGTCTTCGACGCAGGCGTGTTCGAGGAACAGGGTGCGATGGGCTGGATCGTCGACGAGGTCCGGCAGGTCGTCCCCGTCGCCGAGTCCGAAGTGAACACCGCCCCGGTCGACGGCGAGTACATCAACGGCGTCGTCGACCGTGACGACGAGGACGAGTTCGTCATCTGGATCGAACCCGACGACGTTCTCGGGAACGCAACCGCGGACGGCGAGGACTGA
- a CDS encoding DNA-directed RNA polymerase subunit M, which produces MQFCDECGSVMHTEGDTWVCRSCENEEPRDSQAEAAMATQDAQRDDGAPAVADATQDATETMQEPCPADDCDSDQAYYEMLPKPGGSYEVRLFTCVECGHKWRES; this is translated from the coding sequence ATGCAATTCTGTGACGAGTGTGGCTCGGTAATGCACACGGAGGGCGACACCTGGGTGTGTCGCTCCTGTGAAAACGAGGAACCCCGGGACTCGCAGGCAGAAGCGGCGATGGCGACCCAGGATGCACAGCGGGACGACGGGGCACCCGCCGTGGCCGACGCGACGCAGGACGCTACCGAGACGATGCAGGAGCCCTGTCCGGCGGACGACTGCGACAGCGACCAGGCCTACTACGAGATGCTGCCGAAGCCGGGCGGCTCCTACGAGGTTCGGCTATTCACCTGTGTCGAGTGCGGCCACAAGTGGCGCGAGTCCTGA
- a CDS encoding NADH dehydrogenase, whose protein sequence is MRVAVLGAGYAGLTLARKLQQILPDSVSLVVVDEQSEHLVQHELHRVVRRPSLAEEITVDLDAVLDCEIRQATVTDVDPDAGVATLDESETLSYDVGAVCLGAQTAFYDLPGVREHATPLKRLDDARAIRERFHTLSDGDRVVVGGAGLSGVQVAGELAEMREDSDIEIRLLEQEDAVAPSFPPSFQSAVHDALVDAGVTVMTGTGVAGADADAISLADGSDLPMDQFVWTGGIEGSPALDSDRPVVRADLRLGESTFAVGDAARVVDSDGEAVPASAAAAIREARVAADNIGTLVERSQGGHGEFQPRLTQYQFNVPGWLVSVGDDAVAKVGPSVLTGGAALALKTTVGAGYLGTVGAVQNAVDLVSEELGLHGEKPDSE, encoded by the coding sequence ATGCGTGTCGCCGTTCTCGGAGCCGGGTACGCCGGGCTCACGCTCGCCAGAAAGCTCCAACAGATACTCCCCGATAGCGTCTCGCTGGTCGTCGTCGACGAACAGTCCGAGCATCTCGTTCAGCACGAACTCCACCGGGTCGTCCGGCGGCCGTCGCTAGCCGAGGAAATTACCGTCGACCTCGACGCCGTTCTGGACTGTGAAATCCGACAGGCGACGGTCACCGATGTCGACCCTGATGCCGGCGTTGCGACGCTGGACGAGTCGGAGACGCTGTCCTACGACGTGGGGGCGGTGTGTCTCGGCGCGCAGACGGCGTTCTATGACCTCCCGGGTGTGCGCGAGCACGCGACGCCGCTGAAGCGCCTCGATGACGCGCGCGCGATCCGCGAGCGGTTCCACACCCTCAGTGACGGCGACCGCGTGGTCGTCGGCGGCGCTGGCCTGTCGGGCGTGCAGGTGGCCGGCGAACTGGCCGAGATGCGCGAGGACAGTGATATCGAGATCCGCTTGCTCGAACAGGAAGACGCCGTGGCACCGTCGTTCCCCCCGTCGTTTCAGTCGGCGGTCCACGACGCGCTGGTCGACGCCGGCGTGACAGTCATGACCGGGACCGGCGTGGCTGGAGCCGACGCCGACGCCATTTCGCTCGCGGACGGCTCGGACCTGCCGATGGACCAGTTCGTCTGGACCGGCGGTATCGAGGGGTCACCGGCGCTCGATTCCGACCGGCCCGTCGTCCGGGCGGACCTCCGACTCGGCGAGTCCACCTTCGCGGTCGGCGACGCGGCCCGGGTCGTCGACAGCGACGGCGAGGCCGTGCCGGCGAGCGCGGCGGCGGCCATCCGCGAGGCCCGCGTCGCCGCTGACAACATCGGAACACTCGTCGAACGGTCACAGGGTGGCCACGGCGAGTTCCAGCCCCGGCTGACCCAGTACCAGTTCAACGTGCCGGGCTGGCTCGTCTCGGTCGGCGACGACGCCGTGGCGAAGGTCGGCCCCTCTGTCCTCACCGGCGGGGCCGCGCTGGCGCTCAAGACGACCGTGGGCGCAGGCTATCTCGGGACGGTGGGTGCCGTCCAGAACGCGGTCGATCTCGTCAGCGAAGAACTGGGCCTCCACGGCGAGAAGCCGGACAGTGAGTAA
- a CDS encoding histidine kinase: protein MDDGAELLVGELFASLAEEGRTETREALLEVYQDSAVREREALSRTLLSELLALLDARLDRDAEVEILANSVGSLVERFSAIVQSIPAAVVVIDADRSIQFWSDGAERLFGWNESRVTGRSYAETLAESPATLDDLLSSLVSGESLTGVESSHRHANGSTLDVQLWGAPLAGESTDGASLFVTDISEQKQREQRLMVLNRLFRHNIRNDVTVIRGHLDLLSDERQSEHIDIIADRIEDIRSLSEAAQQIEQLQHSDETERRTFDPSALLCDRIGRLRTEQATLALRQDVRVTGRVVGHELLPYALDNVLDNAVEHNDAETPRIDVTAEPASGSDRVIFRIADNGPGLPDTEQSVLTTGTETPLAHSTGTGLWLTQWIVRESDGSISVSESRFGGTEVEIRLRRPVD, encoded by the coding sequence ATGGACGACGGTGCCGAGTTACTTGTCGGCGAACTGTTTGCGTCCCTTGCTGAGGAGGGGCGGACAGAGACACGTGAAGCGTTGTTGGAAGTGTACCAAGACAGCGCGGTCCGGGAGCGGGAAGCGCTTTCGCGGACGTTACTGTCTGAACTACTGGCGCTGTTAGACGCCCGACTCGACCGCGATGCGGAAGTCGAGATACTGGCGAACTCGGTCGGCTCGCTGGTAGAACGGTTTTCGGCTATCGTGCAGTCAATCCCTGCCGCGGTGGTCGTAATCGACGCGGACAGGTCGATTCAGTTCTGGAGCGACGGTGCCGAGCGACTGTTCGGCTGGAACGAGAGTCGGGTGACCGGCCGTTCGTACGCCGAGACGCTTGCGGAGTCGCCAGCGACACTCGACGACCTGCTATCCTCTCTCGTCTCCGGAGAGTCGCTCACCGGCGTTGAATCCTCCCACCGGCACGCCAACGGGTCGACGCTCGACGTGCAGTTGTGGGGAGCGCCGCTCGCCGGCGAGAGTACAGACGGTGCGTCGTTGTTTGTCACCGACATCTCGGAGCAGAAACAACGCGAGCAGCGGCTCATGGTCCTCAACCGCCTGTTTCGGCATAACATCCGTAACGACGTGACTGTCATCCGCGGGCATCTGGACCTGCTCAGCGACGAACGCCAGAGTGAACATATCGATATCATCGCGGACCGTATCGAAGATATCCGTAGTCTGAGCGAGGCCGCACAGCAGATTGAGCAACTGCAACACAGCGACGAGACGGAACGGCGAACCTTCGACCCGAGCGCACTGCTCTGTGACCGGATCGGCCGTCTGCGGACCGAGCAAGCGACCCTTGCCCTTCGGCAAGACGTGCGCGTCACGGGCCGCGTTGTCGGTCACGAACTGCTCCCGTATGCGCTCGACAACGTCCTCGACAACGCAGTGGAACACAACGACGCTGAGACGCCCCGTATCGATGTGACTGCCGAGCCAGCGAGCGGAAGCGACCGCGTCATCTTCCGGATAGCTGACAACGGTCCGGGGCTTCCGGATACGGAGCAGTCGGTCCTCACAACTGGAACAGAGACACCGCTCGCGCACAGCACGGGCACGGGGCTGTGGCTCACGCAGTGGATCGTCCGGGAGTCTGATGGGTCGATCTCGGTTTCGGAGAGCCGGTTCGGCGGGACCGAAGTCGAGATCCGCCTCCGGCGGCCAGTCGACTGA
- a CDS encoding diphosphomevalonate decarboxylase, with protein MKATAKAHPIQGLVKYHGMRDEELRLPYHDSISVCTAPSHSKTTAAFDPDREEDVYVIDGEEVNGRGAERIDAVVDHVRDLAGIDHGVRFESANNFPTNIGFGSSSSGFAAAAMALVEAAGLEMTRPEISTVARRGSSSAARAVTGAFSHLRTGMNDKDCRSERIETDLEDDLRIVAGMVPSYKETEEAHKEAAESHMFESRMAHIHGQISDMRDALYDGDFDAVFDLAEKDSLSLAAATMTGPAGWVYWQPRTIEIFNAVRELRNAEDVPVYFSVDTGASVYINTTDEYVGRVEEAVADCGVDTRVWEVGGPAQILDEDEALF; from the coding sequence ATGAAAGCGACCGCGAAGGCACATCCGATTCAGGGGCTGGTCAAGTACCACGGGATGCGCGACGAGGAACTGCGACTGCCGTACCACGACAGCATCTCCGTCTGTACCGCACCGAGCCACTCGAAGACGACGGCCGCCTTCGACCCGGACCGTGAGGAAGACGTGTACGTCATCGACGGCGAGGAGGTCAATGGCCGCGGAGCCGAACGTATCGACGCCGTCGTGGACCACGTCCGCGACCTCGCTGGCATCGACCACGGTGTCCGCTTCGAGTCGGCGAACAACTTCCCGACGAACATCGGGTTTGGCTCCTCCTCGTCGGGCTTTGCCGCCGCGGCGATGGCTCTCGTCGAGGCGGCAGGCCTCGAGATGACGCGGCCTGAGATTTCGACGGTCGCGCGCCGCGGGTCCTCGTCGGCCGCGCGTGCCGTGACCGGCGCGTTCTCGCACCTCCGGACCGGGATGAACGACAAAGACTGCCGGAGCGAGCGCATCGAGACGGACCTGGAAGACGACCTGCGGATCGTCGCCGGGATGGTCCCCTCCTACAAGGAAACCGAGGAAGCCCACAAGGAGGCTGCCGAGAGCCACATGTTCGAGTCGCGGATGGCCCACATCCACGGCCAGATCTCGGACATGCGCGACGCGCTGTACGACGGCGATTTCGACGCCGTCTTCGACCTCGCCGAGAAGGACTCGCTCTCGCTGGCCGCCGCGACGATGACCGGACCGGCCGGCTGGGTGTACTGGCAGCCCCGCACCATCGAGATATTCAACGCCGTCCGGGAACTCCGGAATGCCGAGGACGTGCCGGTGTACTTCTCCGTCGACACCGGCGCGAGCGTCTACATCAATACGACTGATGAGTATGTCGGCCGCGTCGAAGAGGCGGTCGCCGACTGTGGCGTCGACACCCGCGTCTGGGAGGTCGGCGGCCCCGCACAGATTCTCGACGAGGACGAGGCGCTGTTCTGA